In one Colletotrichum destructivum chromosome 2, complete sequence genomic region, the following are encoded:
- a CDS encoding Putative basophilic leukemia-expressed protein Bles03 — MRQVNRTRSTFFLRRDASTAQLTINRVEFLSTVQTIKMDSDESDFYGDEDIVTGLESRVTSFDVSQWWEETDAIQINRRVKMEPLDSTKLHNPYAGIPYAWQLTETVNDFLARLPPETTEHSDKFPWIFICNPYIRRKDKSLAQNQRSRGNEDEAPEEEGSRLDTLIEGGTERLNILLNFKQGINSTKKSTAVKMREIDQEQKEASRDILSLASRQGKSSDLGDTMYMAVIDACRQWMLFCQPKDVDEVWRVISKATANNELGIAAKVAPWNPHTDPTGQKDRIVCVYTADFGDKADVTRTLQKLRELRLVETMGRPIYYKPGPDAFTYLGIAYGNHWGVKASIYSSMDLLPISSSTSQRMRMSSSSHLRY; from the exons ATGAGGCAGGTCAACCGCACCAGGTCTACCTTCTTTCTGAG ACGCGACGCGTCAACCGCGCAGCTCACCATCAATCGAGTCGAGTTTCTGTCGACAGTCCAGACAATCAAGATGGACTCGGATGAATCCGACTTTTATG GAGACGAGGACATAGTAACTGGGCTAGAGTCTCGAGTCACGTCCTTCGATGTTTCCCAGTGGTGGGAGGAGACAGATGCTATCCAGATCAACCGGAGAGTCAAAATGGAGCCCCTTGACAGCACAAAACTACACAACCCATACGCCGGCATTCCCTACGCGTGGCAATTGACAGAGACCGTCAACGACTTCCTCGCTCGCCTCCCTCCGGAGACAACCGAGCACAGCGACAAATTTCCTTGGATCTTCATCTGCAACCCGTACATACGCCGCAAAGACAAGTCCCTTGCCCAGAACCAGCGCAGCAGGGGAAACGAGGACGAGGCACCCGAGGAGGAAGGTTCCCGGCTCGATACTTTGATCGAGGGAGGCACGGAGAGGCTAAACATCCTACTCAACTTTAAGCAAGGCATCAACAGCACCAAAAAGTCTACGGCAGTCAAGATGCGAGAGATAGATCAAGAGCAGAAGGAGGCTTCTCGGGATATCTTGAGTCTTGCAA gccggcaaggcAAGTCTTCTGATCTCGGCGATACGATGTACATGGCGGTGATTGACGCTTGTCGGCAGTGGATGCTCTTCTGTCAACCCAAGGATGTTGATGAAGTCTGGCGTGTCATCTCGAAGGCCACAGCCAACAACGAGTTGGGAATCGCAGCCAAGGTCGCTCCCTGGAACCCACATACTGACCCTACTGGGCAAAAAGACCGGATCGTGTGTGTTTATACGGCCGACTTCGGTGACAAGGCAGATGTGACTCGTACTCTACAAAAGCTTCGGGAGCTGAGGTTAGTCGAGACCATGGGACGTCCCATATATTACAAGCCAG GCCCAGATGCCTTCACATATCTTGGTATAGCTTACGGAAACCATTGGGGCGTCAAAGCCTCCATCTACAGCTCTATGGATCTTTTACCAATCTCGTCGTCCACAAGCCAAAGAATGAGGATGTCTAGCAGCAGCCATCTGCGTTATTGA
- a CDS encoding Putative WD40/YVTN repeat-like-containing domain superfamily: MTEPTNAIASKQSLILDLPPSCIEFCLSHPKYFVVGTYDLVKDEEPPNESEDATSSIANKPQDRNGSLIVYQLENGAVHHVQTVPHPSAILDLHFCPLPSWRDIMAVVSSTGTLSIFQLNPGMDVSSPLKHLATSRIRDVPEGVLFLSGVWDTNDAYSIAITTSAGEVRVAKLDESWRIIDDDSNAVIKHSLEAWTAAFSPTEDPFVIYSGGDDSALRYASCTRSSKDGSEAMSGVKTLYPPLNITGHGAGVTAILPVPVKLVDGSRLLVTGSYDDTIRLFSVQPPHNTYGLRQFKGLGEKNLEGGVWRLKLVEYRERDGRCRLRILASCMHAGARVVELEGPLKSEGWNISVLARFEEHQSMNYGSDFVPSPGQGRLECVSTSFYDKLLCLWEADLD, encoded by the exons ATGACTGAACCAACCAACGCTATTGCATCCAAGCAGTCCCTCATTTTGGACCTGCCTCCCAGCTGCATAGAGTTTTGCTTATCGCACCCAAAGTATTTCGTGGTTGGAACTTATGACTTGGTCAAGGATGAAGAACCACCGAATGAGTCGGAGGATGCGACTTCCTCTATCGCCAATAAGCCCCAAGACCGCAACGGTAGTCTCATTGTTTACCAGCTAGAAAACGGGGCAGT GCACCATGTTCAAACCGTCCCTCACCCGTCGGCGATTCTTGACCTGCACTTCTGCCCTTTGCCGAGCTGGCGCGACATCATGGCAGTGGTCTCCAGCACGGGAACACTGTCCATATTCCAGTTGAATCCAGGCATGGATGTGTCGTCGCCGCTCAAGCACTTGGCCACGAGCAGGATACGTGACGTCCCCGAGGGCGTCTTGTTTCTCTCAGGAGTTTGGGACACCAACGATGCATATTCCATCGCGATCACAACCTCTGCAGGCGAGGTGCGCGTCGCAAAGCTCGATGAGTCTTGGCGGATCATCGATGACGATTCGAACGCTGTGATTAAGCATTCGCTAGAAGCTtggacggcggccttctctCCTACCGAGGACCCCTTTGTCATATACTCGGGAGGTGACGATTCTGCGCTTCGGTACGCATCGTGTACGCGCAGCAGCAAGGACGGTAGCGAAGCTATGTCAGGTGTCAAGACCTTGTACCCACCCCTCAACATTACCGGGCATGGTGCCGGTGTGACGGCCATCCTGCCCGTCCCTGTCAAACTTGTGGACGGCTCTAGGTTACTAGTGACAGGCAGCTACGACGACACCATACGACTGTTTTCTGTCCAGCCTCCACACAACACATACGGCCTCCGCCAGTTCAAGGGTTTGGGCGAGAAAAATCTGGAAGGGGGCGTCTGGAGGCTCAAGTTGGTCGAATACCGGGAGAGGGACGGTCGCTGCCGCCTGAGGATTTTGGCATCATGTATGCACGCTGGTGCTAGAGTTGTCGAACTGGAGGGGCCACTGAAGAGTGAGGGATGGAATATCAGTGTCCTAGCCCGATTCGAGGAACATCAGAGCATGAACTATGGCAGCGACTTCGTTCCTAGTCCAGGGCAGGGCCGCCTCGAATGTGTGTCGACGAGTTTTTATGACAAGCTCTTGTGCTTGTGGGAGGCAGATCTGGATTAG